One window of Lemur catta isolate mLemCat1 chromosome 3, mLemCat1.pri, whole genome shotgun sequence genomic DNA carries:
- the SESN2 gene encoding sestrin-2 isoform X2: MLGLQEQKESRVRRGPRGPSAFIPVEEVLREGTENLEQHLGLEALMSSGRVDNLAVVMGLHPDYLNSFWRLHYLLLHTDGPLASSWRHYIAIMAAARHQCSYLVGSHMAEFLQTGGDPEWLLGLHRAPEKLRKLSEINKLLAHRPWLITKEHIQALLKTGEHSWSLAELIQALVLLTHCHSLASFVFGCGILPEGDPEGSPAPQAPSPPSEQSTPPSGDPLNNSGGFEAARDVEALMERMRQLQESLLRDEGASQEEMESRFELEKSESLLVTPSADILEPTPHPDMLCFVEDPTFGYEDFTRRGTQAPPTFRAQDYTWEDHGYSLIQRLYPEGGQLLDEKFQAAYSLTYNTIAMHSGVDTSVLRRAIWNYIHCVFGIRYDDYDYGEVNQLLERNLKVYIKTVACYPEKTTRRMYNLFWKHFRHSEKVHVNLLLLEARMQAALLYALRAITRYMT; the protein is encoded by the exons atgctaggattacag GAGCAGAAGGAGAGCCGAGTCCGGCGAGGCCCTCGAGGGCCCAGCGCCTTCATCCCAGTGGAAGAG GTCCTTCGGGAGGGGACTGAGAACCTCGAGCAGCACCTGGGGCTGGAGGCGCTGATGTCCTCAGGGCGGGTGGACAACCTGGCGGTGGTGATGGGCCTGCACCCTGACTACCTTAACAGTTTCTGGCGCCTGCACTACCTGCTGCTGCACACGGATGGGCCCTTGGCCAGCTCCTGGCGCCATTACATTGCCATCATG GCTGCTGCCCGCCACCAGTGTTCTTACCTGGTGGGTTCCCACATGGCTGAGTTTCTGCAGACTGGTGGTGACCCTGAGTGGCTTCTGGGCCTCCACCGGGCCCCTGAGAAGCTGCGCAAACTCAGCGAGATCAACAAGTTGCTGGCACATCGGCCGTGGCTCATCACCAAAGAGCACATCCAG GCCTTGCTGAAGACGGGCGAGCACAGCTGGTCCCTGGCCGAACTCATTCAGGCTCTGGTCCTGCTCACCCACTGCCACTCGCTGGCCTCCTTCGTGTTTGGCTGTGGCATCCTCCCTGAGGGGGACCCAGAGGGAAGCCCTGCCCCCCAGGCACCTTCACCCCCCAGTGAGCAAAGCACCCCCCCAAGTGGGGACCCATTGAACAACTCTGGG GGCTTTGAGGCTGCCCGAGATGTGGAGGCTCTGATGGAACGCATGAGGCAGCTGCAGGAGAGCCTGCTGCGGGACGAGGGAGCATCGCAAGAGGAGATGGAGAGCCGCTTTGAGCTGGAGAAGTCAGAGAGCCTGCTGGTGACCCCCTCAG CTGACATTCTGGAGCCCACTCCACACCCAGACATGCTGTGCTTTGTGGAAGACCCCACTTTTGGATATGAGGACTTTACCCGGCGAGGGACTCAGGCGCCCCCAACCTTCCGTGCCCAG GATTATACCTGGGAAGACCATGGCTACTCGCTGATCCAGCGGCTCTACCCTGAGGGTGGGCAGCTGCTGGACGAGAAGTTCCAGGCAGCCTATAGCCTCACCTACAACACCATCGCCATGCACAGCGGTGTGGACACCTCCGTGCTCCGCAGGGCCATCTGGAACTACATCCACTGCGTCTTTGGCATCAG ATACGATGACTATGATTACGGGGAGGTGAACCAGCTCCTGGAGCGGAATCTTAAGGTCTATATCAAGACAGTGGCCTGCTACCCAGAGAAGACCACCCGAAGAATGTACAACCTTTTCTGGAAGCACTTCCGCCACTCAGAGAAG GTCCACGTGAACCTGTTGCTCCTGGAGGCGCGCATGCAAGCCGCTCTGCTCTACGCCCTCCGAGCCATCACCCGCTACATGACCTGA
- the SESN2 gene encoding sestrin-2 isoform X1 — protein sequence MIVADSECRSELKGYLPFAPGGVGGPGPGEEQKESRVRRGPRGPSAFIPVEEVLREGTENLEQHLGLEALMSSGRVDNLAVVMGLHPDYLNSFWRLHYLLLHTDGPLASSWRHYIAIMAAARHQCSYLVGSHMAEFLQTGGDPEWLLGLHRAPEKLRKLSEINKLLAHRPWLITKEHIQALLKTGEHSWSLAELIQALVLLTHCHSLASFVFGCGILPEGDPEGSPAPQAPSPPSEQSTPPSGDPLNNSGGFEAARDVEALMERMRQLQESLLRDEGASQEEMESRFELEKSESLLVTPSADILEPTPHPDMLCFVEDPTFGYEDFTRRGTQAPPTFRAQDYTWEDHGYSLIQRLYPEGGQLLDEKFQAAYSLTYNTIAMHSGVDTSVLRRAIWNYIHCVFGIRYDDYDYGEVNQLLERNLKVYIKTVACYPEKTTRRMYNLFWKHFRHSEKVHVNLLLLEARMQAALLYALRAITRYMT from the exons ATGATCGTCGCGGACTCTGAGTGCCGCTCGGAGCTCAAGGGCTACCTGCCGTTCGCCCCGGGCGGCGTCGGCGGCCCCGGGCCGGGAGAG GAGCAGAAGGAGAGCCGAGTCCGGCGAGGCCCTCGAGGGCCCAGCGCCTTCATCCCAGTGGAAGAG GTCCTTCGGGAGGGGACTGAGAACCTCGAGCAGCACCTGGGGCTGGAGGCGCTGATGTCCTCAGGGCGGGTGGACAACCTGGCGGTGGTGATGGGCCTGCACCCTGACTACCTTAACAGTTTCTGGCGCCTGCACTACCTGCTGCTGCACACGGATGGGCCCTTGGCCAGCTCCTGGCGCCATTACATTGCCATCATG GCTGCTGCCCGCCACCAGTGTTCTTACCTGGTGGGTTCCCACATGGCTGAGTTTCTGCAGACTGGTGGTGACCCTGAGTGGCTTCTGGGCCTCCACCGGGCCCCTGAGAAGCTGCGCAAACTCAGCGAGATCAACAAGTTGCTGGCACATCGGCCGTGGCTCATCACCAAAGAGCACATCCAG GCCTTGCTGAAGACGGGCGAGCACAGCTGGTCCCTGGCCGAACTCATTCAGGCTCTGGTCCTGCTCACCCACTGCCACTCGCTGGCCTCCTTCGTGTTTGGCTGTGGCATCCTCCCTGAGGGGGACCCAGAGGGAAGCCCTGCCCCCCAGGCACCTTCACCCCCCAGTGAGCAAAGCACCCCCCCAAGTGGGGACCCATTGAACAACTCTGGG GGCTTTGAGGCTGCCCGAGATGTGGAGGCTCTGATGGAACGCATGAGGCAGCTGCAGGAGAGCCTGCTGCGGGACGAGGGAGCATCGCAAGAGGAGATGGAGAGCCGCTTTGAGCTGGAGAAGTCAGAGAGCCTGCTGGTGACCCCCTCAG CTGACATTCTGGAGCCCACTCCACACCCAGACATGCTGTGCTTTGTGGAAGACCCCACTTTTGGATATGAGGACTTTACCCGGCGAGGGACTCAGGCGCCCCCAACCTTCCGTGCCCAG GATTATACCTGGGAAGACCATGGCTACTCGCTGATCCAGCGGCTCTACCCTGAGGGTGGGCAGCTGCTGGACGAGAAGTTCCAGGCAGCCTATAGCCTCACCTACAACACCATCGCCATGCACAGCGGTGTGGACACCTCCGTGCTCCGCAGGGCCATCTGGAACTACATCCACTGCGTCTTTGGCATCAG ATACGATGACTATGATTACGGGGAGGTGAACCAGCTCCTGGAGCGGAATCTTAAGGTCTATATCAAGACAGTGGCCTGCTACCCAGAGAAGACCACCCGAAGAATGTACAACCTTTTCTGGAAGCACTTCCGCCACTCAGAGAAG GTCCACGTGAACCTGTTGCTCCTGGAGGCGCGCATGCAAGCCGCTCTGCTCTACGCCCTCCGAGCCATCACCCGCTACATGACCTGA